In Halobaculum sp. XH14, a single genomic region encodes these proteins:
- a CDS encoding HEAT repeat domain-containing protein gives MSDEEPAEDASDEAGESEPAPDVSAEDLDARLDETAEALESAETESDLDDVEADLDGIESDLEAASLPEPDEDDDDAEDPREELESRLSDQRDELAEQRGPYAEDVVADVEDARATLRDTRWTEDGAASLPGVVDSFLADVNEVLDADLSRDGETADELAEDLDAAVEAVEAEDFDADEDAAAIAALLEATDSLTSDLEDAEEWDDLETHEQLQAQGYYDALGHYKDFPPEWAALKEWEKRGNVEMVLLALDSFQSDFMERHALEAITRMNDEGAFEAMHQRAGKRDKPAVRALGKMAAADAVETLVEYVDADSDPALQKVTFRALGEIGHEDAVQPLADKLVMENDEVRPLAARALGMIGDARAVDPLADTAADDDSDSVRAAALWALRQIGTADALEAAAEHADDRSFIVQAEAEKAGDALEEDGSETETAAA, from the coding sequence ATGAGTGACGAGGAACCCGCCGAGGACGCGAGCGACGAGGCGGGCGAGAGCGAACCGGCACCCGACGTCTCCGCCGAGGACCTCGACGCGCGTCTCGACGAAACCGCGGAGGCGCTCGAATCCGCCGAGACCGAATCCGACCTCGACGACGTGGAGGCCGACCTCGACGGGATCGAGAGTGACCTCGAGGCCGCCAGCCTTCCGGAACCGGACGAGGACGACGATGACGCGGAGGACCCCCGCGAGGAACTCGAGTCCCGTCTCTCGGACCAGCGCGACGAACTCGCCGAGCAGCGCGGCCCGTACGCCGAGGACGTCGTCGCCGACGTGGAGGACGCCCGGGCGACGCTCCGGGACACGCGGTGGACCGAGGACGGAGCGGCCAGCCTTCCCGGCGTCGTCGACTCCTTCCTCGCGGACGTGAACGAGGTGTTGGACGCCGACCTCTCGCGGGACGGCGAGACCGCCGACGAACTCGCGGAGGACCTCGACGCGGCCGTCGAGGCCGTCGAAGCCGAGGATTTCGACGCGGACGAGGACGCGGCGGCGATCGCCGCGCTCCTCGAGGCGACCGACTCGCTGACGAGCGACCTCGAGGACGCCGAGGAGTGGGACGACCTGGAGACGCACGAACAGCTGCAGGCGCAGGGCTACTACGACGCGCTCGGCCACTACAAGGACTTCCCGCCCGAGTGGGCCGCCCTGAAGGAGTGGGAGAAGCGCGGCAACGTCGAGATGGTGCTGCTCGCGCTCGACTCGTTCCAGTCGGACTTCATGGAGCGGCACGCGCTGGAGGCGATCACGCGGATGAACGACGAGGGCGCGTTCGAGGCGATGCACCAGCGCGCCGGGAAGCGGGACAAGCCCGCCGTCCGCGCGCTCGGCAAGATGGCCGCCGCCGACGCGGTCGAGACGCTCGTCGAGTACGTCGACGCCGACTCCGACCCGGCGCTCCAGAAGGTGACGTTCAGGGCGCTCGGCGAGATCGGTCACGAGGACGCCGTCCAGCCGCTCGCCGACAAACTCGTCATGGAGAACGACGAGGTGCGCCCGCTTGCGGCCCGAGCGCTCGGCATGATCGGCGACGCTCGCGCGGTCGACCCGCTGGCGGACACCGCGGCCGACGACGACAGCGACTCCGTGCGTGCGGCGGCGCTGTGGGCGCTCAGACAGATCGGAACCGCGGACGCGCTCGAGGCCGCGGCCGAACACGCGGACGACCGTTCGTTCATCGTCCAGGCCGAGGCGGAGAAGGCGGGCGACGCGCTCGAGGAGGACGGGAGCGAGACGGAGACGGCGGCGGCCTAG
- the dpsA gene encoding DNA starvation/stationary phase protection protein DpsA yields the protein MSTQKQVRQSPGEVEGSEALRMDADKAEQIVDALNTDLAATYVLYHQLKKHHWNVEGAEFRDLHLFLDEAAEHAELFADALAERAQAIGGVPHANMRTLAENAPVEAEDEDVYDIRTSLRNDMEMYGDIIETLREHVELADNLGDPATAELLRQNLVQVEEDAHHFEHYLEDDTLVFPEAMD from the coding sequence ATGAGCACACAAAAGCAGGTGCGACAGAGCCCGGGCGAAGTCGAAGGCAGCGAGGCGCTCCGCATGGACGCCGACAAGGCCGAACAGATCGTCGACGCACTCAACACCGACCTCGCGGCGACGTACGTCCTCTACCATCAGCTGAAGAAGCACCACTGGAACGTCGAGGGCGCGGAGTTCCGCGACCTCCACCTGTTCCTCGACGAGGCGGCCGAGCACGCCGAACTGTTCGCGGACGCGCTGGCCGAGCGCGCCCAGGCCATCGGCGGCGTCCCGCACGCGAACATGCGGACGCTGGCCGAGAACGCTCCCGTCGAGGCGGAGGACGAGGACGTCTACGACATCCGGACGTCGCTGCGGAACGACATGGAGATGTACGGCGACATCATCGAGACGCTCCGCGAGCACGTCGAACTCGCGGACAACCTCGGCGACCCGGCGACGGCGGAACTCCTCCGACAGAACCTCGTTCAGGTCGAGGAGGACGCCCACCACTTCGAACACTACCTCGAGGACGACACGCTGGTCTTCCCCGAGGCGATGGACTGA
- a CDS encoding NADH:flavin oxidoreductase/NADH oxidase, protein MVETLFSPLTLGGTEIPNRVMVSPMCQYSSPEGLATDWHLVHLGSRAVGGAGLVMTEATAVTPAGRISPQDLGIWSDEHADALAPVAEFVRSQGSVPAIQLAHAGRKASTRRPWEGGGPVPLDEGGWETVAPSETPYPRDGDEQPTRKLDRGDLEDLVADFADAAERALDAGFEVAEIHAAHGYLLHEFLSPVANARTDEYGGSFRNRTRLLREVTSAVRSVWPDEKPVFVRISATDWIDGEPSWDVEQSARLAPLLAEAGADLVDVSSGGISPAQDVPHAGPGYQLPYAEVIREHVREESADVAVATVGGITSPEQAQEIVRNDRADAVLMAREFLRSPYWPLHAAPELGEDDAVDWPVQYRRAVSE, encoded by the coding sequence ATGGTCGAGACGCTGTTCTCTCCACTCACGCTCGGGGGGACGGAGATTCCGAACCGCGTGATGGTGTCGCCGATGTGCCAGTACTCCTCGCCCGAGGGGCTGGCGACGGACTGGCACCTCGTCCACCTCGGATCGCGCGCGGTCGGCGGGGCAGGGCTCGTGATGACCGAGGCGACGGCCGTGACGCCCGCGGGGCGCATCTCGCCGCAGGACCTGGGCATCTGGTCGGACGAGCACGCCGACGCGCTCGCCCCCGTCGCGGAGTTCGTTCGCTCGCAGGGCTCGGTGCCCGCGATCCAGCTGGCACACGCCGGCCGGAAGGCGTCGACCCGCCGTCCGTGGGAGGGCGGCGGGCCGGTGCCACTGGACGAGGGCGGCTGGGAGACGGTCGCGCCGAGCGAGACGCCCTACCCGCGGGACGGCGACGAGCAGCCGACCCGCAAACTGGATCGGGGGGACCTCGAGGACCTCGTCGCGGACTTTGCCGACGCGGCGGAGCGAGCGCTCGACGCCGGGTTCGAGGTCGCGGAGATCCACGCCGCACACGGCTACCTCCTCCACGAGTTCCTCTCGCCGGTCGCCAACGCGCGGACCGACGAGTACGGCGGTTCCTTCCGGAACCGGACGCGACTCCTCCGGGAAGTGACGAGCGCCGTCCGGTCGGTGTGGCCCGACGAGAAACCCGTGTTCGTCCGGATCTCGGCGACCGACTGGATCGACGGGGAGCCCTCGTGGGACGTCGAGCAGTCCGCGCGGCTCGCACCGCTGCTCGCGGAGGCGGGTGCCGACCTCGTCGACGTGAGTTCGGGCGGCATCTCGCCGGCCCAGGACGTTCCCCACGCCGGACCGGGGTATCAGCTCCCCTACGCCGAGGTGATCAGGGAACACGTCCGTGAGGAGTCGGCCGACGTCGCCGTCGCCACGGTCGGCGGAATCACGTCGCCGGAGCAGGCACAGGAGATCGTCCGCAACGACCGGGCCGACGCCGTGCTGATGGCCCGCGAGTTCCTCCGCTCGCCGTACTGGCCGCTCCACGCGGCCCCCGAACTCGGCGAGGACGACGCCGTCGACTGGCCCGTCCAGTACCGCCGGGCGGTATCGGAGTGA
- a CDS encoding DUF7547 family protein, translating into MSDRSPRDDDELEALLSELESTLRDLRSELDDRPDGRGRGRRRSDRRASGRRELPRPPSVGELLRFTNDYTIPTVIATLQATIEALELFRRFLELGVGTDRDRGRVGDDDRSILRPALSGAGDRAASDVTDALSRLRTTLAEADLPEDETSRDVIEDARDLSARIEERIADSRETVSRERDRERAENADGDGAVVIDVTDGDDRTGDADGADADAGEPEDDPPQVDVESELRSIKRRMGKGESSADEDPAADEGNDAAGAADDGDEGDTDDENGADADADATTDPDDSPTE; encoded by the coding sequence ATGAGCGACCGCTCCCCCCGCGACGACGACGAGCTCGAGGCGCTCCTCTCGGAACTCGAGTCGACCCTCAGGGACCTGCGCTCGGAACTCGACGACCGGCCCGACGGTCGCGGACGCGGCCGACGTCGGTCCGACCGCCGTGCGTCCGGCCGGCGGGAACTGCCGCGCCCGCCCAGCGTCGGCGAACTGCTCCGGTTCACGAACGACTACACCATCCCGACCGTCATCGCCACCCTCCAGGCGACGATCGAGGCGCTCGAACTGTTTCGCCGGTTCCTCGAACTCGGCGTCGGCACCGACAGGGACCGGGGCAGGGTGGGCGACGACGACCGCTCGATACTTCGGCCGGCGCTCTCGGGGGCGGGCGACCGCGCCGCCTCGGACGTCACCGACGCCCTCTCGCGGCTCCGGACGACGCTGGCGGAGGCGGATCTGCCCGAGGACGAGACCTCGCGGGACGTCATCGAGGACGCGCGCGACCTCTCGGCGCGGATCGAGGAGCGAATCGCGGACTCGCGCGAGACGGTTTCGCGGGAACGCGACCGCGAGCGTGCGGAGAACGCTGACGGTGACGGCGCGGTCGTCATCGACGTGACGGACGGCGATGACAGAACCGGCGACGCGGACGGAGCGGACGCCGACGCGGGCGAACCCGAGGACGACCCCCCGCAGGTCGACGTCGAATCCGAACTGCGGTCCATCAAACGACGGATGGGGAAAGGGGAGTCGAGTGCGGACGAGGACCCGGCCGCTGACGAGGGGAACGACGCGGCCGGCGCGGCCGACGACGGGGACGAGGGGGACACTGACGACGAGAACGGGGCCGACGCCGACGCCGACGCGACGACCGACCCGGACGACTCGCCGACCGAGTGA
- a CDS encoding OB-fold domain-containing protein: protein MTGADESPEPAPQGADRPAFEAARYPDGSITYPSHPVGPGGDAPVGTVDLAEYDAEVVTWTTSTATPPGVREPNHLAIVEFDVDGEPVRAIGQVADDDVEIGDTVEPTYCEELRDPDAGIREAESQSWDGYRFRPVE, encoded by the coding sequence ATGACCGGAGCCGACGAGTCCCCGGAACCCGCCCCCCAGGGCGCCGACCGGCCGGCGTTCGAGGCCGCACGCTACCCCGACGGGAGCATCACCTACCCGTCACATCCGGTCGGCCCGGGCGGCGACGCCCCGGTCGGGACCGTCGACCTCGCCGAGTACGACGCCGAGGTGGTGACCTGGACGACCTCGACCGCGACCCCGCCGGGCGTCCGCGAGCCGAACCACCTGGCGATCGTCGAGTTCGACGTGGACGGCGAGCCGGTGCGGGCAATCGGCCAGGTTGCCGACGACGACGTGGAGATCGGCGACACGGTCGAACCGACGTACTGCGAGGAGCTCCGGGACCCCGACGCGGGGATCCGCGAGGCCGAGAGCCAGTCGTGGGACGGCTACCGGTTCCGTCCGGTCGAGTAG
- a CDS encoding thiolase C-terminal domain-containing protein, which translates to MDRVAVVGASMTQFGQRDAWIRELLAEAGQACLADAGVPPDAVDHLYVSNMASGEFEGQTGVPNALAHDLAAMPAYTARIDQTSSSGGAGTYAAWQSVASGASEMTLLVGGEKMTHRSTAESTDVIASLTHPVEYKHGVTLPSFAGLTARLYLESYDAPRESLGKVAVKNHRNGVDNPHAQFRKEVDLDTVLDSPVVADPLRLYDFCPITDGSAALLFCPESVAREYADEYAVVSGVAGATDTHVVHERADPTTMRGVVESSEQAYGMADLEPDDVDVAELHDMFTILEFLQFEDLGFAPKGEGWKAVEDGSTARDGEIPVNTSGGLKSKGHPLGASGVAQVYEIYRQVMGDAGARQVDADVGLACNVGGFGNCVTTTILEAGA; encoded by the coding sequence ATGGACCGAGTCGCAGTCGTCGGCGCGTCGATGACCCAGTTCGGGCAGCGCGACGCGTGGATCCGTGAACTGCTGGCCGAAGCCGGGCAGGCGTGTCTCGCGGACGCGGGCGTGCCGCCGGACGCCGTCGACCACCTCTACGTCTCGAACATGGCGAGCGGCGAGTTCGAGGGCCAGACCGGCGTGCCGAACGCGCTGGCACACGACCTCGCGGCGATGCCCGCCTACACCGCTCGAATCGACCAGACCTCCTCCTCCGGTGGAGCCGGCACGTACGCCGCCTGGCAGTCGGTCGCCTCCGGCGCGTCGGAGATGACGCTGCTCGTCGGCGGCGAGAAGATGACCCACCGGTCGACCGCCGAATCGACCGACGTCATCGCCTCGCTCACGCACCCGGTGGAGTACAAACACGGCGTGACGCTCCCGTCGTTCGCCGGGCTGACGGCGCGCCTCTATCTGGAGAGCTACGACGCCCCGCGCGAGAGCCTCGGGAAGGTCGCGGTGAAGAACCACCGGAACGGCGTCGACAACCCGCACGCACAGTTCAGGAAGGAGGTGGACCTGGACACCGTGCTCGACTCGCCAGTCGTGGCCGACCCGCTTCGCCTCTACGACTTCTGTCCCATCACGGACGGCTCGGCGGCGCTGCTGTTCTGCCCGGAGTCGGTCGCCCGCGAGTACGCCGACGAGTACGCGGTCGTCTCGGGCGTCGCGGGCGCGACTGACACCCACGTCGTCCACGAGCGCGCCGACCCGACGACGATGCGCGGGGTGGTCGAATCGAGCGAGCAGGCCTACGGGATGGCGGACCTCGAACCGGACGACGTCGACGTCGCGGAGCTCCACGACATGTTCACCATCCTCGAGTTCCTGCAGTTCGAAGATCTCGGGTTCGCGCCGAAGGGCGAGGGCTGGAAGGCGGTCGAGGACGGGAGCACTGCGCGAGACGGCGAGATTCCGGTCAACACCTCGGGCGGGCTGAAGTCGAAGGGCCACCCGCTCGGCGCGTCGGGCGTCGCGCAGGTGTACGAGATCTACCGGCAGGTGATGGGCGACGCCGGAGCCCGTCAGGTCGACGCGGACGTCGGACTGGCGTGCAACGTCGGCGGGTTCGGGAACTGCGTGACGACGACCATTCTGGAGGCCGGAGCATGA
- a CDS encoding DUF7548 family protein translates to MDMQDAAPVAGIGGCLATLLALAAPYVLISEPGTGLTVYYASGPLGAAGIGFLAALLVVVFLSGKQGRTAPDTVAGIAVVASFGLFVLTLLWALSVDPTNVLSFPASARWMTGHRWILLACSALVPVAGAAYVWAVLR, encoded by the coding sequence ATGGACATGCAGGACGCCGCGCCCGTCGCCGGCATCGGCGGCTGTCTCGCCACGCTGCTCGCGCTCGCCGCCCCGTACGTGCTGATCAGCGAGCCCGGGACCGGTCTCACGGTGTACTACGCGAGCGGCCCGCTGGGGGCGGCCGGGATCGGGTTCCTCGCGGCGCTGCTGGTCGTCGTGTTCCTCTCGGGCAAACAGGGACGGACGGCCCCGGACACGGTCGCCGGCATCGCGGTCGTCGCGTCGTTCGGGCTGTTCGTGTTGACGCTCCTCTGGGCGCTCTCGGTCGACCCCACGAACGTCCTCTCGTTCCCGGCGAGCGCACGGTGGATGACCGGCCACCGGTGGATACTGCTCGCCTGTAGCGCGCTCGTCCCCGTTGCCGGCGCGGCGTACGTGTGGGCCGTGCTGCGCTGA
- a CDS encoding DUF7111 family protein, whose product MSEADANGVTATYEETDAERVLAFERDGRTAVVAQNVEGYAMLKVRTGVASDELERYYGFDMALDHAAELLGVPVGSLPVPEDAADMGM is encoded by the coding sequence ATGAGCGAAGCCGACGCGAACGGCGTCACGGCGACGTACGAGGAGACGGACGCCGAGCGCGTGCTGGCGTTCGAGCGCGACGGCCGGACGGCCGTCGTCGCACAGAACGTCGAGGGGTACGCGATGTTGAAGGTCCGAACCGGCGTCGCGAGCGACGAACTGGAGCGATACTACGGGTTCGACATGGCCCTGGACCACGCTGCGGAACTGCTCGGCGTCCCGGTCGGTTCGCTCCCCGTTCCGGAGGACGCCGCCGACATGGGAATGTAG
- a CDS encoding class I SAM-dependent methyltransferase produces MALDRERLNRHVQTALSDFGATAHAPLVVIGDELGLYGMLADAGPLTSAGLAEETDTAERYVREWLRSQAAGGYVTYDPETDRYSLTPEQTALLADETSPAFMVDNFRVALSAATIEPRLAEAFRTGEGVGWHEHDEDLFHAIEHSWRPQYAANLVDEWIPALDGVEATLETGGRVADVGCGHGASTILMAEAYPESTFVGVDTHEPSIAAARRRAEEAGVADRVRFEAAAAKSYDGARYDFVATFDAFHDMGDPVDVAAHVRDTLADDGTWMIVELFANDRVEDNLNPMGRAAYSISTLICTPCALDQEAEHVLGAQAGEAGIGEAVTDGGFARFRRAAETPMKLVFEAKP; encoded by the coding sequence ATGGCACTCGACCGAGAACGATTGAACCGACACGTACAGACGGCCCTGAGTGACTTCGGAGCGACGGCGCACGCGCCGCTGGTCGTCATCGGCGACGAGCTCGGGCTGTACGGGATGCTCGCCGACGCGGGGCCGCTCACGTCGGCCGGACTGGCCGAGGAGACCGACACCGCCGAACGGTACGTCCGCGAGTGGCTGCGCTCGCAGGCGGCCGGCGGGTACGTCACCTACGATCCCGAGACCGACCGCTACAGCCTCACCCCCGAACAGACCGCGTTGCTGGCCGACGAGACCAGCCCGGCGTTCATGGTGGATAACTTTCGGGTCGCCCTGTCGGCCGCGACCATCGAACCACGGCTGGCGGAAGCGTTCCGCACGGGCGAGGGCGTGGGCTGGCACGAACACGACGAGGACCTCTTTCACGCCATCGAGCACTCCTGGCGACCGCAGTACGCGGCGAACCTCGTCGACGAGTGGATCCCCGCGCTCGACGGCGTGGAGGCGACGCTCGAAACCGGGGGGCGCGTCGCTGACGTGGGGTGTGGCCACGGCGCGTCGACGATCCTGATGGCCGAGGCGTACCCCGAGTCGACGTTCGTCGGCGTCGACACCCACGAACCGTCGATAGCGGCGGCCCGGCGGCGAGCCGAGGAAGCCGGCGTCGCCGACCGCGTGCGCTTCGAGGCGGCGGCGGCCAAGTCGTACGACGGTGCACGGTACGACTTCGTGGCCACGTTCGACGCCTTCCACGACATGGGCGACCCCGTGGATGTGGCGGCGCACGTCCGCGACACGCTCGCTGACGACGGCACGTGGATGATCGTCGAACTCTTCGCGAACGATCGCGTCGAGGACAACCTCAATCCGATGGGTCGGGCGGCCTACTCCATCTCGACGCTGATCTGCACGCCGTGCGCGCTCGACCAGGAAGCCGAGCACGTGCTGGGGGCACAGGCCGGCGAGGCCGGCATCGGCGAGGCCGTCACTGACGGCGGCTTCGCCCGGTTCCGCCGGGCGGCGGAGACGCCCATGAAGCTCGTGTTCGAAGCAAAACCGTAG
- a CDS encoding alpha/beta fold hydrolase, producing MTDFRAAQDRVFEEAGIEAESRYVDLDRPGVRTHVLESGREESDDVPVFCVHGTGAFGALFSPLIANLDGAWTIAIDRPGYGLSGDFTYAPRTTRETAVTVLEEILDELEIERVNLVGSSAGGYWSLVFALARPERVRHLTLLGSAPTLPGTRPPLPLRLFSMPLLNRVVAGLGDASEADVVENLETFGEGGTIRNYPSLVQLFVAQARNPRSDHVEISELRSVVRLRGWRPSTRLREDELADVRSPTLAIWGENDLLGGPDAVRSVVGRIPNSRLETLDAGHLPWLGHPGRCAELVLAPRR from the coding sequence ATGACGGACTTCAGGGCGGCACAGGATCGAGTGTTCGAGGAAGCGGGCATCGAGGCGGAGTCACGATACGTCGACCTCGACCGACCAGGAGTCAGAACTCACGTGCTCGAATCCGGCAGGGAGGAGAGCGACGACGTCCCCGTTTTCTGCGTCCACGGAACTGGAGCGTTCGGGGCACTGTTTTCCCCGTTGATCGCCAACCTCGACGGCGCATGGACGATCGCCATCGACCGTCCGGGGTACGGCCTCAGCGGCGACTTCACGTACGCTCCCAGAACCACGCGAGAAACCGCAGTGACCGTTCTCGAAGAGATCCTCGACGAACTCGAGATAGAACGGGTCAATCTCGTCGGCAGTTCCGCAGGCGGGTACTGGAGCCTGGTGTTCGCGTTAGCCCGACCCGAGCGGGTCCGTCACCTCACGCTGCTCGGAAGCGCCCCCACGCTCCCGGGAACCCGCCCCCCGCTTCCGCTCAGGTTGTTTTCGATGCCCCTGTTGAACCGAGTGGTAGCCGGGCTCGGAGACGCGAGCGAGGCCGACGTCGTCGAAAATCTCGAAACGTTCGGTGAAGGGGGGACGATCCGGAACTATCCGTCGCTCGTGCAGTTGTTCGTGGCCCAGGCCCGGAATCCGCGGTCTGACCACGTCGAAATCAGCGAGTTACGCTCAGTCGTGCGGCTTCGCGGATGGCGTCCCTCGACCCGGCTCCGGGAAGACGAGTTAGCCGACGTCCGATCTCCCACCCTCGCGATCTGGGGTGAGAACGATTTGCTTGGGGGGCCCGACGCGGTGCGCTCCGTCGTCGGCCGGATTCCGAACAGCCGCCTCGAGACGCTCGATGCCGGGCACCTCCCGTGGCTGGGGCATCCGGGACGGTGTGCGGAACTCGTTCTCGCTCCGAGACGGTGA
- a CDS encoding GNAT family N-acetyltransferase, whose product MSVNVEKRVDRPGDATHAGDAWALKERIRANEGVLKQRRGFFTDAYRRSTTYLLYEETPFHEDDETLVAFASVRRDGYVLFLAVAPERRGSGYARRLIADVAEANGSVTCHARTTNEDALGFYRHVGFEVVRRIDDYYEDGGSAYYLRLGEDGGITGRLSDFLR is encoded by the coding sequence GTGAGCGTCAACGTCGAGAAGCGCGTTGACAGGCCCGGAGACGCCACCCACGCGGGGGACGCCTGGGCCCTGAAAGAGCGCATCCGTGCGAACGAGGGCGTCCTCAAGCAGCGTCGCGGTTTCTTCACCGACGCGTACCGGCGCTCGACGACGTACCTGCTCTACGAGGAGACTCCGTTCCACGAGGACGACGAGACGCTCGTCGCGTTCGCCTCGGTCCGGCGCGACGGCTACGTGCTCTTTCTCGCCGTCGCGCCGGAACGCCGCGGGAGCGGCTACGCCCGGCGCCTGATCGCGGACGTCGCCGAGGCGAACGGCAGCGTCACCTGTCACGCCCGGACGACGAACGAGGACGCGCTCGGCTTCTACCGACACGTCGGCTTCGAGGTCGTCCGCCGCATCGACGACTACTACGAGGACGGCGGCTCGGCCTACTACCTGCGGCTCGGTGAGGACGGCGGCATCACCGGCCGGCTCTCGGACTTCCTTCGATAG
- a CDS encoding DUF502 domain-containing protein, giving the protein MERDWSPRTVGTSLRNTVRGAFVTGVAVVVPLLITAIVLAVAGQYVYTYLDLVSDGVLGLSQETQFTIPVGNFGFLTVDRASVIELTTPVVLLSLIFLVGLFVNSTRFGGVAIGYFDAAIAAIPAVGSVYESFRQMSDVMLEEDTQNFRDVKLVEFPHEGAYTLGFLTTETPDALREPAGHPEMQTLFLPLAPNPVMGGHLVHMPTEKVMDVDMTVEEGIRAVVTSGVAVSEGSATSSGLSESELRELSSVEHADQQFDPDVDSHDVRRDDDVDVSRDDEWDRQVSPEQSTTPTDIARRTRAQRDDPEDDLEELDDEEQPFSLYGREETTVTPAREAGRYDPETENEDERPAAEADREAELRTDEGSRPETAADRPAERREPERREPAEIGDREPEKRERTTDRPAAAADRPESDRERTDTPPAEITDESELASNGSDGDDEDEGDGDA; this is encoded by the coding sequence ATGGAACGGGACTGGTCGCCCCGGACGGTGGGGACCTCGCTTCGGAATACGGTCCGGGGAGCGTTCGTCACGGGGGTCGCGGTCGTCGTGCCGCTGCTCATCACGGCCATCGTCCTCGCGGTCGCGGGACAGTACGTCTACACCTACCTCGATCTCGTCTCCGACGGCGTTCTCGGGCTCAGCCAGGAGACCCAGTTCACGATCCCCGTCGGCAACTTCGGGTTCCTGACGGTGGACCGGGCGAGCGTCATCGAGCTCACGACGCCGGTCGTGCTCCTCTCGCTCATCTTCCTCGTCGGCCTGTTCGTGAACTCGACGCGCTTTGGGGGCGTCGCCATCGGCTACTTCGACGCTGCCATCGCGGCCATCCCCGCGGTCGGCTCCGTCTACGAGTCGTTCCGACAGATGTCGGACGTGATGCTGGAGGAGGACACCCAGAACTTCCGGGACGTGAAGCTCGTCGAGTTCCCGCACGAGGGAGCCTACACGCTCGGGTTTCTCACGACCGAAACGCCGGACGCGTTGCGAGAGCCAGCGGGTCACCCCGAGATGCAGACACTGTTCCTCCCGCTCGCGCCGAATCCGGTCATGGGCGGACACCTCGTCCACATGCCCACCGAGAAGGTGATGGACGTGGACATGACCGTCGAGGAGGGCATCCGCGCGGTCGTCACCAGCGGCGTGGCGGTGTCGGAGGGCTCCGCGACGTCGAGCGGGCTCTCGGAGTCGGAGCTGCGGGAGCTCTCCAGCGTCGAACACGCGGACCAGCAGTTCGACCCGGACGTCGACTCCCACGACGTGCGTCGGGACGACGACGTGGACGTGAGCCGCGACGACGAGTGGGACCGGCAGGTGTCGCCCGAGCAGTCGACGACCCCGACCGACATCGCCAGACGAACCCGCGCACAGCGGGACGATCCGGAGGACGACCTCGAGGAACTCGACGACGAGGAGCAGCCGTTCTCGCTGTACGGCAGGGAGGAGACGACGGTGACGCCGGCGCGTGAAGCCGGCCGATACGACCCGGAAACCGAAAACGAGGACGAACGGCCGGCGGCCGAAGCCGACCGCGAGGCGGAGCTTCGAACCGACGAAGGCTCGCGTCCGGAAACCGCGGCCGACCGGCCGGCCGAACGCCGCGAGCCGGAGCGCCGGGAGCCCGCCGAGATCGGTGACCGCGAACCCGAGAAGCGCGAGCGGACGACCGATCGCCCGGCGGCCGCCGCGGATCGCCCGGAGTCGGACCGGGAGCGGACCGACACGCCGCCGGCCGAGATCACCGACGAAAGCGAACTCGCGTCGAACGGATCGGACGGCGACGACGAGGACGAGGGCGACGGGGACGCCTGA
- a CDS encoding archease — translation MDPAGTFTLREHTADVAVEADGPSIDAAFGAVADGLAAAMAESVPEVGDRFSFSVRAESREALLFDYLDQLIYERDVRSVLPVDNAAAVSTDRDEWVVEASARGVPFAAAAGARDVKAVTYSEMELGETADGWRAYVVFDV, via the coding sequence ATGGATCCGGCGGGAACGTTCACGCTCCGCGAGCACACCGCCGACGTCGCCGTCGAGGCCGACGGGCCGAGCATCGACGCGGCGTTCGGCGCGGTGGCCGACGGGCTCGCGGCGGCGATGGCCGAATCCGTCCCGGAAGTCGGCGACCGCTTCTCGTTCAGCGTTCGCGCCGAGAGCCGCGAGGCGCTTCTGTTCGACTACCTCGACCAGCTCATCTACGAACGCGACGTCCGGAGCGTGCTCCCGGTTGACAACGCCGCTGCGGTATCGACGGACCGGGACGAGTGGGTCGTCGAGGCCAGCGCGCGCGGCGTCCCGTTCGCCGCGGCGGCGGGTGCCAGGGACGTGAAGGCAGTCACGTACTCCGAGATGGAACTCGGGGAGACGGCCGACGGCTGGCGCGCGTACGTCGTCTTCGACGTGTGA